From the genome of Sandaracinaceae bacterium, one region includes:
- a CDS encoding metallophosphoesterase family protein, whose amino-acid sequence MRLGIFSDVHANIEALSAVMEAYRQESIDEFYCLGDVVGYGASPNECADIIRNKAKVTILGNHDAAVAGRMDYSYYYEAARHALDLHARRLKPENMEWLESLPYRHDLEPHGVTLCHGSPVRLEEFEYIFAPEQARECLPILEDLGDITLIGHSHLCKVFAMRPGEVEELPARKFQLKDGYKYIVSVGSVGQPRDYDNRASYTIFDTDTREFEFKRVEYDIESAAMKIFEGELERNFGHRLFIGV is encoded by the coding sequence ATGCGGCTAGGCATTTTCAGCGACGTACACGCGAACATCGAGGCCCTCTCGGCGGTCATGGAAGCATACCGTCAAGAGAGCATCGACGAGTTCTACTGTCTCGGTGACGTCGTGGGTTACGGCGCCAGCCCCAACGAGTGCGCGGACATCATCCGCAACAAGGCCAAGGTCACCATCCTCGGCAACCACGACGCCGCCGTCGCGGGCCGGATGGACTACTCGTACTACTACGAGGCCGCGCGCCACGCGCTCGACCTGCACGCCCGCCGCCTGAAGCCCGAGAACATGGAGTGGCTGGAGTCGCTCCCGTACCGCCACGACCTCGAGCCCCACGGCGTCACGCTGTGCCACGGCTCGCCCGTCCGGCTCGAGGAGTTCGAGTACATCTTCGCGCCGGAGCAGGCGCGGGAGTGTCTGCCCATCCTCGAGGATCTCGGCGACATCACCCTCATCGGCCACTCGCACCTGTGCAAGGTCTTCGCGATGCGGCCCGGCGAGGTCGAGGAGCTGCCGGCGCGGAAGTTCCAGCTCAAGGACGGCTACAAGTACATCGTGAGCGTCGGCTCGGTCGGCCAGCCGCGCGACTACGACAACCGCGCGAGCTACACGATCTTCGACACCGACACGCGCGAGTTCGAGTTCAAGCGCGTCGAGTACGACATCGAGTCCGCGGCGATGAAGATCTTCGAGGGCGAGCTCGAGCGGAACTTCGGCCACCGCCTGTTCATCGGCGTCTGA
- a CDS encoding acyl-CoA reductase, with protein sequence MIGEAELRARVDAAIAAGPALRARPREQVAERVAAAWALIADPERAPGRAARERLPETTGLSLPMIAWALQATFERADRQAHLEAARRMAPPDGAARAPARFSALVLAGNVFTACVQPCSMALLAGSPLIIKASSKDDVLPSLFVAALAQVDVELAEACEVVTFPGGTPTLESALMSRADVVSVYGSDATLTAVRRRLAPTASLVAHGHGLGAGFVSRDALENEDAARAAATAFALDVAAYDQRGCMSPHVIWVERGGGVDGADWASMLAAQLDRLAADLPRGPLPREVGAAQIQWRGVAAARGELIEGDGWSVSYEGEAALRVSPGWRNVMVLDVDGPAALGAALAPLGVHLKTLGVAGDAARRREVAAALPAGLAPRVTAAGQMQRPALLSLADGRPPWEGLFRLTALE encoded by the coding sequence ATGATCGGTGAGGCGGAGCTGCGCGCCCGCGTGGACGCGGCGATCGCGGCCGGCCCGGCCCTGCGCGCGCGCCCACGTGAGCAGGTCGCGGAGCGCGTCGCGGCGGCGTGGGCGCTCATCGCCGACCCGGAGCGCGCGCCGGGCCGCGCGGCGCGGGAGCGGCTACCGGAGACGACGGGGCTGAGCCTGCCGATGATCGCGTGGGCGCTCCAGGCGACCTTCGAGCGGGCCGATCGACAGGCGCACCTCGAGGCCGCCCGGCGCATGGCGCCCCCCGACGGCGCCGCCCGCGCGCCCGCGCGGTTCAGCGCGCTCGTGCTCGCGGGAAACGTCTTCACCGCCTGCGTGCAGCCCTGCTCGATGGCGCTCCTCGCGGGCTCGCCCCTCATCATCAAGGCCTCCAGCAAGGATGACGTCCTGCCCTCGCTCTTCGTCGCCGCGCTCGCCCAGGTGGACGTGGAGCTGGCCGAGGCGTGCGAGGTCGTGACCTTCCCGGGAGGGACGCCGACCCTCGAGAGCGCGTTGATGTCGCGCGCGGACGTGGTCTCGGTCTACGGGAGCGACGCGACCCTGACCGCGGTGCGGCGGCGCCTCGCTCCGACCGCCTCGCTCGTCGCGCACGGGCACGGGCTCGGCGCAGGGTTCGTCTCGCGAGACGCGCTCGAGAACGAAGACGCGGCGCGCGCGGCGGCCACGGCCTTCGCGCTCGACGTCGCCGCCTACGACCAGCGGGGCTGCATGTCGCCGCACGTGATCTGGGTGGAGCGGGGCGGCGGCGTCGACGGCGCGGACTGGGCCTCGATGCTCGCCGCGCAGCTCGACCGGCTCGCCGCCGACCTGCCGCGCGGCCCGCTCCCGCGCGAGGTCGGCGCGGCGCAGATCCAGTGGCGCGGCGTCGCGGCGGCGCGGGGCGAGCTGATCGAGGGCGACGGCTGGAGCGTCAGCTACGAGGGCGAGGCGGCGCTCAGGGTCAGCCCCGGCTGGCGCAACGTCATGGTGCTCGACGTCGACGGTCCGGCCGCCCTCGGCGCGGCCCTCGCGCCCCTCGGGGTCCACCTCAAGACGCTCGGCGTGGCGGGGGACGCGGCCCGGCGTCGCGAGGTCGCGGCGGCGCTGCCGGCGGGGCTCGCGCCGCGCGTCACCGCGGCGGGCCAGATGCAGCGCCCGGCGCTCCTCTCGCTCGCGGACGGTCGCCCTCCGTGGGAGGGGCTGTTCCGGCTCACTGCACTGGAATAG
- a CDS encoding acyl-protein synthetase, translating into MRRGAALTREALALEIEALIDRLADGARDDAARDALLSKVAAWQREHVAPVARLAARRDDPLGFPAVPTDVFRYVRVAAHPPAEDARVFRTSGTTSGQRGASCLSTLSLYDRAAEVEARRALFFDGPMRLVMLAPHPDEAPDSSLSYMLGRFEDWFADPSAETGARWVFSEGRLDARALSEALETDAPTAILGTSFAFVHADDALDARFALPAGSFVMQTGGFKGRSREVAPDVLRAQIAARYGVAEARVVSEYGMTELSSQMYEAALREAGSRDPEAPRRYAVPGWLRVTAVDAETLAPLPDGAPGLLRIDDLANLDTSCGVQTSDVATVHAQGASLELHGRAPGATPRGCSLAVEEALDDR; encoded by the coding sequence ATGAGGCGGGGTGCTGCGCTCACGAGAGAGGCGCTCGCGCTGGAGATCGAGGCGCTGATCGACCGCCTGGCGGACGGAGCGCGAGACGACGCGGCGCGCGACGCGCTGCTCTCGAAGGTCGCCGCCTGGCAGCGCGAGCACGTCGCCCCGGTGGCCAGGCTCGCGGCGCGGCGCGACGACCCGCTCGGCTTCCCCGCCGTGCCGACCGACGTCTTCCGTTACGTGCGGGTGGCCGCGCACCCTCCGGCCGAGGACGCGCGCGTCTTTCGCACGTCCGGCACCACCAGCGGTCAGCGGGGGGCGAGCTGCCTCTCCACGCTCTCGCTCTACGACCGCGCCGCGGAGGTCGAGGCGCGCCGCGCGCTGTTCTTCGACGGGCCGATGCGCCTCGTGATGCTCGCCCCGCACCCCGACGAGGCGCCCGACTCCTCGCTCAGCTACATGCTGGGCCGGTTCGAGGACTGGTTTGCCGACCCCTCGGCCGAGACCGGCGCGCGCTGGGTGTTCTCGGAGGGCCGCCTCGACGCGCGCGCCCTGAGCGAGGCGCTCGAGACCGACGCGCCCACCGCGATCCTCGGAACCTCGTTTGCGTTCGTGCACGCCGACGACGCGCTCGACGCGCGCTTCGCGCTCCCGGCGGGGAGCTTCGTGATGCAGACCGGCGGCTTCAAGGGCCGCTCTCGCGAGGTCGCGCCCGACGTGCTCCGCGCCCAGATCGCGGCGCGCTACGGCGTGGCCGAGGCGAGGGTGGTCTCGGAGTACGGCATGACGGAGCTCAGCTCGCAGATGTACGAGGCGGCTCTCCGGGAGGCGGGCTCGCGCGATCCGGAGGCGCCCCGTCGCTACGCCGTCCCGGGCTGGCTGCGCGTGACCGCGGTCGACGCGGAGACGCTCGCGCCGCTCCCCGACGGCGCGCCGGGGCTGCTCCGCATCGACGACCTGGCCAACCTGGACACGTCGTGCGGCGTCCAGACGAGCGACGTCGCCACGGTGCACGCCCAGGGCGCCTCTCTCGAGTTGCACGGGCGCGCTCCCGGGGCGACGCCGCGCGGGTGCTCGCTGGCGGTGGAAGAGGCCCTCGATGATCGGTGA
- a CDS encoding aspartate aminotransferase family protein — translation MQLGQRPPEIRGPVPGAGSARWIEVLARTECPSLTERRARRAERAGAPNDPIVWAEAKGANVRDVDGNVYVDLIAGFSVAATGHGHPEIVEAVQKQAGTLLHALGDVHPSEPKVRLLERLAALAPFEDARVILGLNGADALAAAMKTAVLHTGKPGVLAFEGGYHGLMYGPLALCGFAPSFRDPFAAQLNPHVRFAPWGSPDVDALFTEDIGAVIVEPALGRGGLRFPPEGFLRALREACDARGALLIFDEIFTGFGRTGHRWAHTPEGATPDLICAGKAMGGTLPVSACIGTLEVMRAWGDPSGAAIHTATFAGNPLACAAALASLEVIEREGLARRAAEVGARWVDALTEALAPCEAVREVRGRGLMVGVELHDGARTLRLVGELLARGWITLPAGPRAEVLQLTPPLNVDEALLSRFTDTLAQVLRS, via the coding sequence ATGCAGCTCGGTCAGCGCCCGCCCGAGATCCGCGGTCCCGTGCCGGGGGCCGGCTCCGCCCGGTGGATCGAGGTGCTCGCGCGCACCGAGTGCCCCTCGCTGACCGAGCGCCGGGCGCGCCGGGCCGAGCGGGCGGGCGCCCCGAACGACCCCATCGTCTGGGCCGAGGCGAAGGGCGCGAACGTGCGCGACGTGGACGGGAACGTCTACGTCGACCTCATCGCGGGCTTCAGCGTGGCGGCGACCGGGCACGGCCACCCCGAGATCGTCGAGGCGGTGCAGAAGCAGGCGGGCACGCTCCTGCACGCGCTCGGCGACGTGCACCCCTCCGAGCCGAAGGTGCGCCTGCTGGAGCGCCTCGCCGCGCTCGCCCCCTTCGAGGACGCGCGCGTGATCCTCGGGCTCAACGGCGCCGACGCGCTCGCGGCCGCGATGAAGACCGCCGTCTTGCACACCGGCAAGCCCGGCGTGCTCGCGTTCGAGGGCGGCTACCACGGGCTGATGTACGGGCCGCTCGCGCTCTGCGGGTTCGCGCCGAGCTTCCGCGACCCCTTCGCGGCGCAGCTCAACCCGCACGTGCGCTTCGCGCCGTGGGGCAGCCCCGACGTCGACGCGCTCTTCACCGAGGACATCGGCGCGGTGATCGTCGAGCCGGCGCTCGGGCGCGGGGGGCTGCGCTTCCCGCCCGAGGGCTTCCTGCGCGCGCTCCGCGAGGCCTGCGACGCGCGCGGCGCGCTGCTGATCTTCGACGAGATCTTCACCGGGTTCGGGCGCACCGGCCATCGCTGGGCCCACACCCCGGAGGGCGCGACCCCCGACCTGATCTGCGCGGGCAAGGCGATGGGCGGCACGCTCCCCGTCAGCGCCTGCATCGGCACGCTCGAGGTCATGCGGGCGTGGGGGGATCCGAGCGGCGCGGCGATCCACACCGCCACCTTCGCGGGGAACCCGCTCGCCTGCGCGGCCGCCCTCGCGAGCCTCGAGGTGATCGAGCGCGAGGGCCTCGCGCGACGCGCGGCCGAGGTCGGCGCGCGGTGGGTGGACGCGCTCACCGAAGCTCTGGCCCCCTGCGAGGCGGTGCGAGAGGTGCGCGGGCGCGGGCTCATGGTCGGCGTGGAGCTGCACGACGGCGCGCGCACGCTCCGCCTGGTCGGGGAGCTGCTCGCCCGCGGATGGATCACCCTGCCGGCCGGGCCGCGCGCCGAGGTGCTCCAGCTGACGCCGCCCCTGAACGTCGACGAGGCGCTGCTGTCGCGGTTCACGGACACGCTCGCCCAGGTGCTGCGCTCATGA